One region of Triticum aestivum cultivar Chinese Spring chromosome 6B, IWGSC CS RefSeq v2.1, whole genome shotgun sequence genomic DNA includes:
- the LOC123140072 gene encoding uncharacterized protein: MDAMKNRARAFAEGIVVMVCPVLLAITFQKVDFKTKAHRFVWGICPIAAITLESCLFPFLFLLASKNLDLVVLFPRLSRWLFGTSKLLIHLCALLQMFLAFGFLFLINRKNLWYLIYLIPFMALTVWRCYWTVQNDAITDGTLYQECEGVLERSLDFSSVVTAILFLGLEGLALEGHSNGAKGLEHLLAAALGSSFMTCVGGVFIMLLGTVPILIADSGYERYWLRRFVEKLNVLLGMGIVLTVSLITVAALNWLALLAFIPLLVSVMAGVFVILNDDGSGYLPLFVLEQVKPASMELTKVTFTGFLAVSVQSFGSKSLSSYSHAFILLTAAAVITGIFWRLLTHITPSTIGMHKAVKRTVNVASVGAHVCIAAAVIPFTVMAFHALK; encoded by the exons ATG GATGCCATGAAAAACCGTGCCAGAGCTTTTGCAGAGGGCATCGTGGTAATGGTATGCCCGGTCCTCCTTGCCATAACATTTCAGAAGGTTGACTTCAAGACCAAGGCACACAGATTCGTTTGGGGCATATGCCCAATCGCAGCAATCACACTGGAGTCATGTCTATTCCCGTTCCTGTTTCTCTTGGCATCAAAGAACCTGGACTTGGTCGTTCTGTTCCCAAGACTTTCAAGGTGGCTATTTGGTACCTCAAAGCTTCTGATCCATCTCTGTGCACTGCTCCAGATGTTCCTCGCCTTCGGCTTTCTATTTCTAATCAACAGGAAGAATCTGTGGTATCTCATATACTTGATTCCATTCATGGCTCTCACCGTGTGGCGATGCTACTGGACAGTGCAAAACGATGCGATTACCGATGGCACTCTGTACCAAGAGTGTGAGGGTGTACTCGAAAGATCCTTGGACTTCTCGTCTGTTGTCACCGCTATCCTGTTCCTGGGTTTGGAAGGCTTGGCTTTGGAGGGGCATAGCAACGGCGCCAAGGGACTGGAGCACCTGCTTGCTGCCGCACTTGGTTCTAGCTTTATGACATGCGTCGGCGGCGTCTTCATCATGCTCCTGGGGACAGTCCCTATTCTGATTGCTGACAGTGGTTATGAGAGGTACTGGCTGCGCCGCTTCGTTGAGAAACTGAACGTCTTGCTGGGTATGGGCATTGTTCTGACCGTATCGTTGATCACAGTCGCAGCTCTGAACTGGCTGGCGTTGCTTGCGTTCATACCACTGCTGGTTTCAGTCATGGCGGGTGTATTTGTGATTCTGAACGACGATGGCTCCGGCTACCTGCCGCTTTTTGTACTGGAACAGGTTAAACCAGCGTCCATGGAGCTGACCAAGGTCACATTTACGGGCTTCTTGGCTGTCTCGGTGCAAAGCTTTGGTAGCAAGTCTCTCAGCAGCTACAGCCACGCGTTCATTCTCCTCACCGCCGCAGCTGTCATCACCGGCATCTTCTGGAGGCTCTTGACTCACATCACGCCATCAACGATTGGCATGCATAAGGCCGTGAAGAGGACTGTCAATGTTGCTTCTGTTGGTGCCCATGTCTGCATCGCCGCCGCTGTTATCCCCTTCACCGTGATGGCCTTCCATGCACTGAAGTAA